The genomic window CCGACCAGGTTGCGCAGCCCGGCGCCGATGTCCTTGAACATGTTGACCCCGGCGATCGTCTCGCCGCAGACGACGCGGAGGTACTGGGTGACGGGGTGGCCCTCGACGGTGGGGGTGGTGGTGACGATCATGGCGGGCCCTCCTGGCTCTCGGTGCTCGTCCCCGGACGGGCCGGGCGCCGCGGCGGGGCCGCCGTCGGCACGACCATCATCGGGGAGAGTGGCGGCGCGCGTCCTCGTCCTGGAGGGCGAGAGGTCCCCGACGGCGCCGACGAGCCGGGGCGCCCGCCGTCGCCTAGCCTGGCCGCACCCCTCGCGGCCGGCCGGCCGCGCCCCTCCCGAAGGCGAGACCATGACCGTCCAGAACCCCGAGCCCCAGCAGGTCCCGCAGGCACCCGCGGGCCAGTACCCCTCCGCCTACGACCGCGGCGTCTACCCCGTCGCCGTCCAGAACCCCGGCGCGACCGGCGACGGCGTCGGCTCCTGGATGCTCGCCCAGCTCATCTCCGCGATCCCGGTCGTCGGCTTCATCTACCTGCTCGTCGTCGCCTTCGGCGGCACGCCGTCGCTGTCCCGCCGCAACTGGGCCCGCGCCCTGTTCGTGTGGCAGATCATCGGCGTCGTCGTGGTCGTCGCCCTCGTGGTGGGCGGCGTGCTCAGCGCCAACGACCTCCCGCAGGGCTGACGGCCGCGCGGCGGCTCAACGGCGCCGGGCCGCCTCGCGCCGCGCCCGGCGCAGCGTCGCCGCGTAGCGCGGGCCGATCTCCTCGGGGCCCATCGCGACGCCGTCGCGCGTCCACGTGAGCAGGTGGTCGAGGCTGAAGCGCCGCGCGCACCGCGAGCAGGACAGGGGCGTGGCCGGGCGCCGCACCCGGTTGACCGTGTGCCCCGCCGGGCAGGTGCCCGTCCACCGGCCCTCGACGCGCGGCGCCTCCGCCGCGATGAGACGCCGACCGTTGGAGCCGAGGCGCCTGGCCTCGGCGGCCCACACGGCGTCGTGGCCGTGGGCGGCGCCGACGCGGGCGTGGGCGATCTCGTGGAGGACGGTCTCGCGGACCTCGGCCTCGTCGTAGAGGGCCATGAGGTGGCGGGACAGCGTGATCCGGTGACGGGTGTGGTCGGTCTGGCCCGCGCGGCGGCGCGCCCGGTCCAGACCGAGCCCCCAGTCCCCGACGCCGTGCTCGACCATGAGGGTGCGCGCCAGGTCGAGGACGTCGGGCAGGTTCATGCCGCGAGGGTAGCCGCGGCGGTCCCGGTGAGCGCACCCGGCCGGCGCCGGCTGTGGAGAGCGGCGGGCGGCCGAGGGCGCCGACGGCGCGGAGGGTGAGAGGATGGGCCCCGCACCGCCAACCGCTGCAAGGGAGCACTCGTGGGACGCGTCATCGTCGTCGGATCGATCAACCAGGACGTCACCGTGCAGGTCGACCGCCTGCCCGAGCGGGGCGAGACCCTCACGGGGCGCTCGGTGACCCACCGCCTGGGCGGCAAGGGCGCGAACCAGGCCGCCGCCGCGGCCCACGGCGGGGCCGAGACCCTCTTCGTGGGTGCGGTCGGCGGGGACGCCTCCGGGGCCGCGCTGCGCGAGGAGCTCGCCTCCCACGGGGTGGACGTCTCCCACCTGGCCGATGCCGACACCACGACCGGCACGGCCTTCATCACGGTCTCCGCGGACGGGGAGAACACGATCGTGCTCGAGGTGGGCGCCAACGGCCTGGTCGGCGGGGACGCGCTCGACGCCGTCGAGGGCCTCGGCGCCGGGGACGTGCTCGTCCTGCAGGGCGAGGTCCCTCCGGCCGCCAACGCCGCCGCCGTCGCCGCGGCCAAGGCCGCAGGCGCTCGCGTCGTGCTCAACCTGGCGCCCGTCTACGACGTCGCGGACGAGGTCCTCGCCGACGTCGACGTCCTCGTCGTCAACGAGACCGAGGCCGGCCTGACCGCCGGTGCGCCCGCTCCCGCGGGCCCTCAGGAGGCGCTGGACCTCGCCGCGACCCTCATCGGGCGCGGGCCCGCCGCCGTGCTCATCACCCTGGGCAAGCAGGGATCCGTGTGGACCGACGGCGACGAGTCCGGGGCCGTCCCGGCGATCGACCTCGGACCCGTGGTCGACACGACGGGTGCGGGCGACGCCTCGGTGGGCGTCCTGGCGGCGGCGCTGGCCGCGGGCTACCCGCTGGGCGAGGCGGTCGGGGCCGGCATGCGGGCCGGCTCCACCGCTGTGCTGGGCGCGGGTGCGGCCTCCTCGTACCGAGCCATCGAGCCGCTCGAGCCCGCGCCCGCCCGCTGAGCCCCGTACCGGCTGCGCCGTTGCCCGAGGCGGCGCCCCCGAGCACCCTGTGGCAGAGTAACGGCGATGTCACAGCGCCCGACGCCCCGCACAGGCGGGAGGCACACCGTCCCCCGGACCGCCCGCGCCGGCGGGGCGCGCGGCCACGGCGACCGCCTCGCCGCCGCCGGTCGCGGCGCGTCGAGAACCCGGGACGCTCGCGGCGCCTCGAGCCGCAGCGCCGGCGACGGGCGGTCCGCCTCCGCGCGCCGAGTCCGCGAGCAGCGCCGTCGCACCGTCCGGATCCTGCTCATCGCCTTCCTCACGACCGTCCTCGTCGGCGTGGCCGCCGTCGCGGTCCTCCATGAGGAGGAGCCCGCGAGCGTCGCCACCGCGAGCCCCACGCTCACCGCTCCCGTGCCCATCGAGCTCGACATGACCGGCTGGGACGCGACCCGCATCATCGACGACGACGTCTTCTTCGACGCCACCACCATGAACGAGGAGCAGGTCGCCGCCCTCATCGCCAAGGTCAACACCGGCTGCCGCGCCGGCCGCGGCGGCACCCCCTGCCTCGCCGACGCCACCTTCACGACCGCGGACGTCGCCGCGACCACCTACTGCCCCGGCGGCTACGAGGGCGCCCAGGACGAGCCCGCCGCCGCCGTCGTCTCGAAGGTCGCCGCCTCCTGCGACGTCAACCCGCAGGTCCTCCTCACGCTCCTGCAGAAGGAGCAGGGCCTCCTCACCGCCTCAGGGGCGCAGCTGACGGCCTCCGACTACGAGATCGCCACCGGCTACGGCTGCCCCGACGGCTCGGACTGCGACCCGCAGTACGAGGGCTTCTTCAACCAGGTCTACGGGGCCGCGAGCCTGTTCCAGCACTACCGCCTCTCGCCGGGCTCCTTCGAGGTGGTCGCCGGGCAGCCGGCCGACGTCGCCTACTCGCCGGACTCGAGCTGCGGCAGCGCCTCGCTCACCGTCCAGAACGAGGCGACCGCAGGGCTGTACAACTACACGCCCTACCAGCCCGACGCCGCGGCCGCCGACGGCGGTGACGACTGCACGAGCTGGGGCAACTGGAACTTCTACGGCTTCTTCCGGGCCCTCTTCGGCGACCCGACGCCGTCCGCCTGAGAGGCCGCGAGACGTCCGGGAGTGAGCACGGTCGCAGTTTCCAGGGTCTTCCCAGGGCGGTTCACGGGATTCTCCCAGGATCGACCGGCATACTTCTTCGTGCCGTCGGACAGCGGTGATCCTGAGGTACTGGGGAGTGCTGATGACGGATCGCCACTGAGCCCGGAGCCGCAGCCAAGGGAATGCGGACCGAGTGCCCGGCGAAGGAGTGCCAGCACCCGGCATGGGAACCGGGGCGCTGCCTCGACGCGAAGGGCCCGCCCGGATGATCCATTTCCGGTCGGGCCTTCGCCGTGCCCGGGACCCGCGCCGGATCGCCGCCTCCTTCCCCGAGCGGGCGTCCGGCCGTGGCACAACGCGTGACATCATGACCGCATGGAGCTGACGTGGGTCGAGGTCGCCACCCGGACGTGGGTGGTACTCGAGTACCTCATCAAGATCGCCGCGCTCGGCACCGTGCCCGAGAACCGGCGGCCGTCGTCGTCGACGGCGTGGCTCATGCTCATCTTCCTGCTCCCCGTCGTCGGCCTGCCCCTCTACCTCCTCCTCGGCTCCCCGTGGGTGCGCGGGCGTCGTTACCAGGAGCAGGTCACCGTCAACGAGTCCGCGCTGCGCCTCACCTCCCGGATGCCGCTCACCCCGCAGGGCGCGGACCCCTCGCCCGTCCTCGACTCGATCATCTCGATGAACCGCCGGCTCACCGGGCTGCCCTGCGTCACCGGCGAGACCATCGGCCTCCACGGCGACGCGGCCGAGACCTACGCGGCCATGGCCCGCGAGATCGACAAGGCCGAGCACC from Actinomyces radicidentis includes these protein-coding regions:
- a CDS encoding SprT-like domain-containing protein; translated protein: MNLPDVLDLARTLMVEHGVGDWGLGLDRARRRAGQTDHTRHRITLSRHLMALYDEAEVRETVLHEIAHARVGAAHGHDAVWAAEARRLGSNGRRLIAAEAPRVEGRWTGTCPAGHTVNRVRRPATPLSCSRCARRFSLDHLLTWTRDGVAMGPEEIGPRYAATLRRARREAARRR
- a CDS encoding PfkB family carbohydrate kinase, producing the protein MGRVIVVGSINQDVTVQVDRLPERGETLTGRSVTHRLGGKGANQAAAAAHGGAETLFVGAVGGDASGAALREELASHGVDVSHLADADTTTGTAFITVSADGENTIVLEVGANGLVGGDALDAVEGLGAGDVLVLQGEVPPAANAAAVAAAKAAGARVVLNLAPVYDVADEVLADVDVLVVNETEAGLTAGAPAPAGPQEALDLAATLIGRGPAAVLITLGKQGSVWTDGDESGAVPAIDLGPVVDTTGAGDASVGVLAAALAAGYPLGEAVGAGMRAGSTAVLGAGAASSYRAIEPLEPAPAR